In Pseudomonadota bacterium, a genomic segment contains:
- a CDS encoding tyrosine-type recombinase/integrase, giving the protein MPPLSTMLLSVSAHLRHTFSSRLVQNGVSLYQLQQLLGHTSQHTSSLYAHLTPNHAAQTAMDILNRLQPPPTN; this is encoded by the coding sequence ATGCCGCCACTTTCGACGATGCTATTGAGCGTAAGCGCTCACTTGAGACACACCTTCTCCAGCCGCCTGGTGCAAAATGGGGTGAGTCTCTACCAGCTCCAACAACTTCTCGGGCATACGAGCCAGCACACGAGCAGCCTCTACGCCCATCTCACACCCAATCATGCGGCGCAAACGGCAATGGATATCTTGAACCGCTTGCAGCCACCACCGACCAACTGA
- a CDS encoding AbiV family abortive infection protein — MLTVDLLQRYSLAALQNAAELLEEAALLEAQGHQARAYFLAVASIEETGKAHLAFDARSRDLANSAVASKVRKSFEDHSSKITAAFTPWLLASSDIASSAKAAVQLMVHLKIGREPSMYTDVGEDGVTVQSPSTAVRPYAARDCIRLARDCHAHARRHIETKERTKTTRAQDQFFAMKPSVARQMLNTEDFWQFHIDRLKAGHNKFEESVILYHGQYYQRQVKYNLKPPDESDT, encoded by the coding sequence GTGCTGACGGTCGATCTCCTTCAACGCTATAGCCTCGCCGCCCTGCAGAACGCGGCGGAACTGCTCGAAGAAGCGGCGCTTCTTGAAGCGCAGGGCCATCAAGCGCGTGCATATTTCTTGGCTGTGGCTTCCATTGAGGAAACAGGAAAGGCGCACCTTGCGTTTGACGCCCGGAGCCGAGATCTGGCCAACTCCGCGGTGGCGAGCAAGGTGCGAAAGTCGTTTGAGGATCACTCTTCCAAAATCACAGCCGCGTTCACCCCCTGGCTGCTGGCCAGTTCCGATATAGCTAGCTCTGCCAAGGCGGCGGTTCAGCTTATGGTTCACCTCAAGATCGGTCGCGAGCCGTCCATGTACACGGACGTGGGAGAAGATGGCGTCACTGTGCAATCCCCGTCGACTGCAGTGCGTCCATACGCTGCTCGCGACTGTATTCGCCTCGCACGTGACTGCCATGCCCACGCACGGCGTCACATTGAGACCAAAGAACGGACCAAAACCACGCGAGCGCAAGATCAGTTTTTCGCGATGAAGCCCAGTGTCGCCCGTCAGATGCTGAACACCGAAGACTTCTGGCAGTTCCACATCGATCGCTTGAAGGCCGGACACAACAAGTTCGAGGAATCCGTGATTCTCTATCACGGGCAGTACTACCAAAGGCAAGTTAAGTACAACCTCAAGCCACCTGACGAGAGTGACACCTAA
- a CDS encoding DUF3800 domain-containing protein, whose translation MAADVPAADGVEGKGWVAMILSVCGDESSDETRQRVFAVGGVIGSEETWCELEAKWVARTGGVPFHANKCDSDQGDYAKTTHADNKALYRELTILLAESGLGGWGFAIDLSAQRKVFPDAPDIAYYKCFLEVVQAMKNCAATNGATARFTFDMRRESEYNTGLLYNMAMTDWKEHMFSSIAFECSRDNTGVQVADLFTRETMKALDNIVGPVKRPTRKSWLALHDTGRFHIDVVADAWFESLKGQMPMLEEQTGMSSAGYADWLKTNNLQDSTTNLFRYMDWSDITKER comes from the coding sequence GTGGCTGCAGACGTGCCCGCCGCCGACGGTGTCGAGGGCAAAGGGTGGGTGGCTATGATTTTAAGCGTGTGTGGCGATGAAAGCTCGGACGAGACAAGGCAACGCGTCTTCGCCGTTGGCGGAGTGATCGGATCTGAAGAAACGTGGTGCGAGCTAGAGGCCAAGTGGGTGGCCCGAACTGGTGGAGTTCCGTTCCACGCGAACAAATGCGACAGCGACCAGGGAGACTATGCTAAGACCACACATGCCGACAACAAAGCCCTCTACCGGGAACTGACCATCTTGTTGGCTGAGAGCGGGCTTGGTGGCTGGGGTTTCGCTATCGACCTGAGTGCTCAGCGCAAAGTGTTTCCGGACGCGCCAGATATCGCGTATTACAAGTGCTTTCTAGAAGTCGTTCAGGCCATGAAAAACTGTGCGGCTACCAACGGAGCAACGGCCAGATTCACGTTCGACATGCGTCGCGAGAGTGAGTACAACACGGGTTTGCTCTACAACATGGCGATGACTGATTGGAAGGAACACATGTTTTCGAGCATCGCCTTTGAGTGCTCCCGCGATAATACTGGCGTCCAGGTTGCGGACTTGTTCACACGCGAAACGATGAAGGCGCTGGACAACATCGTTGGTCCTGTGAAGCGTCCTACCAGGAAATCCTGGTTGGCGTTGCATGACACTGGTCGTTTCCATATCGACGTTGTCGCCGATGCGTGGTTTGAGAGCTTGAAAGGGCAGATGCCGATGTTGGAAGAGCAGACCGGTATGTCTTCCGCTGGCTATGCGGATTGGTTGAAGACCAACAACCTCCAAGACTCCACCACTAATCTTTTTCGTTACATGGATTGGAGCGACATCACGAAAGAACGCTGA
- a CDS encoding transcriptional repressor has translation MLVHDESAAVHLLQRQAIKPTAQRVEIALLLLQEHQHLSAEQVLDRLRRRGKAVSKATVYNTLRLFAARGIVQQVIVDPERVFYDSNTSAHFHFYNVDQGALIDVDPDAVHIPKLPALPYGTVQEAVDVIVRIRDK, from the coding sequence ATGCTCGTTCACGATGAATCCGCCGCCGTTCATCTATTGCAACGGCAAGCAATCAAGCCGACCGCCCAGCGCGTGGAGATCGCGCTGCTGCTGCTGCAAGAGCATCAACACTTATCGGCCGAGCAGGTGCTCGACCGGCTTCGTCGCCGCGGCAAAGCGGTATCCAAGGCCACCGTCTACAACACCCTGCGGCTTTTCGCGGCGCGCGGGATCGTCCAGCAGGTCATCGTCGATCCGGAACGGGTGTTTTATGATTCGAATACCAGCGCTCACTTTCATTTCTATAACGTAGACCAGGGCGCTTTGATCGACGTCGATCCCGACGCAGTGCACATTCCGAAACTCCCGGCTTTGCCTTACGGAACCGTGCAAGAAGCCGTGGATGTTATCGTAAGGATTCGAGATAAGTAA
- the thiO gene encoding glycine oxidase ThiO, which yields MLADCIIVGGGVIGMFTAWELAKAGCKVVLLERHRLGQEASWAGAGILGPLPPWSSIPSALEPLLRWSQVRYPELARKLCDLTGIDCEWMQSGLLLLDAALNGETFSWARHSRDRCEILGPAELRALEPRVHASGQALRCRSVAQIRNPRLLRALAAVTRQAGVGIYESAQVSSVIVSHHRVVGANSSAGRFLSETVIIAGGAWSGQLLAGLPFPPALAPVRGQMLLFETQTPLFHHILLREEIYAVPRADGRVLIGSTLERVGFDKSVTPGARSVLEAAAFGLVPELEQAKFAGHWSGLRPYAQRDTPIIAAHPTIRGLYANTGHYRLGVTLAPGSARLVADLILVRSPVVDRDVFAWPGFEPARRESASSRR from the coding sequence ATGCTTGCTGACTGCATCATAGTGGGCGGGGGCGTGATCGGAATGTTCACCGCGTGGGAACTGGCGAAGGCAGGGTGTAAGGTCGTCCTTCTCGAACGCCATCGCCTGGGACAGGAGGCATCCTGGGCAGGGGCAGGAATACTCGGGCCGCTGCCGCCTTGGAGCAGCATCCCGAGCGCGCTCGAGCCGCTCCTGCGCTGGAGCCAGGTCCGTTATCCGGAGTTGGCTCGCAAGCTATGCGATCTCACCGGCATCGATTGCGAATGGATGCAATCGGGTCTTCTGCTGCTCGACGCGGCGCTTAACGGCGAAACCTTCTCCTGGGCTAGACATAGCCGTGATCGCTGCGAGATCCTCGGCCCTGCGGAACTACGGGCTCTGGAACCGCGGGTGCACGCATCCGGCCAGGCCCTGCGGTGCCGTAGCGTGGCCCAGATCCGTAACCCGCGGTTGCTGCGTGCCCTCGCGGCCGTAACGCGTCAAGCCGGGGTCGGTATCTACGAGAGCGCACAGGTGTCTTCAGTTATCGTGTCCCATCATCGGGTCGTCGGTGCGAATAGCAGCGCGGGTCGCTTTTTGAGCGAAACGGTCATTATCGCCGGCGGCGCATGGAGCGGCCAACTACTTGCCGGACTGCCCTTCCCGCCGGCGCTGGCGCCGGTACGCGGTCAAATGCTTCTCTTCGAAACCCAAACGCCGCTTTTCCACCATATCCTGCTGCGCGAGGAAATCTACGCCGTGCCGCGCGCTGACGGGCGTGTCCTGATCGGTAGCACACTTGAGCGTGTGGGGTTCGACAAGTCGGTCACGCCGGGAGCTCGATCCGTTTTGGAAGCGGCCGCGTTCGGACTGGTTCCGGAACTAGAGCAAGCTAAATTTGCGGGGCATTGGTCGGGTTTGAGGCCTTATGCACAACGCGACACACCGATCATCGCCGCCCATCCCACGATTCGCGGGCTGTATGCGAATACCGGGCATTATCGATTGGGTGTGACCTTGGCGCCGGGATCGGCACGCTTAGTCGCGGACTTGATTTTGGTACGCTCGCCGGTCGTCGATCGGGACGTGTTTGCTTGGCCGGGTTTTGAGCCCGCGCGCCGGGAGAGTGCAAGCAGCCGGCGTTAG
- the ispH gene encoding 4-hydroxy-3-methylbut-2-enyl diphosphate reductase — protein sequence MKIVLANPRGFCAGVDRAIGIVERALELYGAPVYVRHEVVHNKYVVDGLREKGAIFVDELQDVPDDSVVIFSAHGVAKAVRDEAAHRRLRVFDAICPLVTKVHMEVGHYQDEGRECILIGHAGHPEVEGTLGQYRRGDGTGGMYLVESVQDVWELQVRTPDCIAFVTQTTLSMDDTAEVIDALRERFPKIIGPKQEDICYATQNRQDAVKRMLKECDVILVVGSQTSSNSTRLKEIAEKQGIPAYLIDSAAEIEHAWVNNKQTVGVTAGASAPEVLVEQVVQKLKEWGGRAVLEAPGIREKVVFSLPRELAKGSNADVALT from the coding sequence ATGAAAATTGTGCTAGCGAACCCGCGCGGTTTTTGCGCCGGAGTCGATCGCGCCATCGGTATTGTCGAGCGGGCCTTGGAATTATACGGCGCGCCGGTTTATGTACGCCACGAGGTAGTGCATAACAAATATGTCGTGGACGGATTGCGCGAGAAAGGCGCCATATTCGTGGACGAGCTTCAGGATGTTCCGGATGATTCGGTGGTCATTTTCAGCGCCCATGGCGTCGCCAAGGCGGTGCGGGATGAAGCCGCGCACCGCCGACTGCGTGTGTTCGACGCGATTTGTCCGCTGGTGACCAAGGTGCACATGGAGGTGGGCCACTACCAAGACGAGGGAAGGGAGTGCATTCTAATTGGCCATGCCGGCCACCCGGAGGTCGAAGGCACCCTTGGGCAGTACCGCCGCGGCGATGGGACAGGCGGGATGTACCTGGTGGAATCCGTTCAAGATGTCTGGGAGCTACAAGTGAGAACCCCGGACTGCATCGCTTTCGTGACGCAAACCACGCTGTCGATGGACGATACGGCGGAAGTTATCGATGCCCTACGGGAGCGTTTCCCGAAAATCATCGGACCGAAGCAAGAGGACATCTGTTACGCCACGCAAAACCGCCAAGACGCAGTGAAGCGAATGCTCAAGGAATGTGACGTGATCCTCGTGGTCGGATCGCAAACCAGCTCGAACTCCACGCGCCTCAAAGAGATCGCGGAAAAGCAAGGGATCCCCGCGTACTTGATCGATAGCGCGGCCGAAATCGAACATGCATGGGTAAACAACAAACAGACTGTAGGGGTGACGGCGGGAGCATCGGCACCCGAGGTGCTGGTCGAGCAGGTGGTGCAAAAGCTAAAGGAATGGGGTGGCAGGGCGGTTTTGGAAGCGCCCGGCATACGCGAGAAAGTCGTGTTCAGTCTCCCGAGGGAGCTCGCCAAGGGCTCCAATGCGGACGTAGCGCTGACGTAA
- the lspA gene encoding signal peptidase II → MVNGKNRDCAEVERNLASAPGSAGRWLWLATGIIMLDRLTKILASQYLTLHEPQALFPSFNLTLVHNTGAAFSILGQAGGWQRWLFIFLATAVSLGIVVWLLKTPAERPWIACALALILGGAVGNLWDRVVAGYVVDFIDVFYGAWHWPAFNIADAAITVGAAMIFYDGLNRDVST, encoded by the coding sequence ATGGTGAACGGCAAGAACAGAGATTGTGCTGAAGTGGAGAGGAACCTGGCGAGCGCCCCGGGCAGCGCGGGAAGGTGGCTGTGGCTGGCGACCGGAATTATCATGCTGGATCGATTAACCAAAATCCTCGCGAGTCAGTATTTGACCTTGCACGAACCGCAAGCGCTGTTTCCGTCGTTCAATCTAACGCTGGTCCACAATACCGGCGCCGCCTTCAGCATCCTCGGGCAAGCGGGTGGCTGGCAGCGGTGGCTGTTTATTTTTCTGGCGACGGCCGTAAGCCTGGGCATCGTGGTATGGTTACTCAAAACGCCCGCCGAGCGGCCGTGGATCGCGTGCGCGCTGGCGCTTATCCTTGGGGGCGCGGTAGGCAATCTTTGGGATCGAGTTGTTGCCGGTTACGTGGTGGATTTTATCGATGTCTTTTACGGAGCCTGGCACTGGCCTGCTTTCAACATCGCGGATGCCGCCATCACGGTGGGGGCGGCGATGATCTTTTATGACGGTTTGAACCGCGATGTATCGACATAA